The window GGGAGGCCCAAACCCGTGAGCCCGGTGATGAGCAGCACGGATGCCAGGCGTTCTGCCCGTTCAGCTATTCCTACGCTCGCTTGATAGCCCAAGGACTCCGCCTTGGCCCGGGCGTAGGAAACAACCATTCCAAGAACCAGACAGATGACGGCGGCAGCAGCAATCCCAGGATCTTCACCTCCGGTGAAAAACCAGATGGTGAGGCCCGCAAAGATTGCACCATCAGCGAGTCTGTCCAGAGTGGAATCCAGGAAGTTGCCCCAGCCGCCGCTGCGGCCCTGCAACCTCGCCATGATTCCGTCCACCACGTCGGAGAATGCGAAGAACGCGATCACCACCGAGCCCCACCACAAGAAGCCCAACGGGTAGAGGACGAGTCCGCCCAATATCACCCCCGCGGTTCCTGCGATTGTCACGGCGTCCGGAGACACACCGATCCTCAGGAGCCAACGCGCTAAAGGGGTAAAAAGTGAGGTGAAGAAGCCGCGCGCATGCCTATTGAGCATTCGACTCCCCCGGCCAGGCTTCGGCCACCAGTTTGCGGACCTCATCGAGCGTCTGCGTGATGGCCTTGGTCTGGGCGATGATGGGGAAAAAGT is drawn from Arthrobacter sp. 31Y and contains these coding sequences:
- the pgsA gene encoding phosphatidylinositol phosphate synthase, which gives rise to MLNRHARGFFTSLFTPLARWLLRIGVSPDAVTIAGTAGVILGGLVLYPLGFLWWGSVVIAFFAFSDVVDGIMARLQGRSGGWGNFLDSTLDRLADGAIFAGLTIWFFTGGEDPGIAAAAVICLVLGMVVSYARAKAESLGYQASVGIAERAERLASVLLITGLTGLGLPPVALFVTLILLALASVITIVQRMSAVRRQAMAEADGTPAA